The following is a genomic window from Capnocytophaga stomatis.
CAAATGAAAGCTTGGTTCGGGTACTGTTTTCAAAAAACAAATTCGCGATGGTAATATCACGCAACGAAGGAACTTTTTTTATCGGTCTGTTGATAACCTCCTTAAAATGGTCGGCGGTTTCAAAGATTAATTGTATGTCTTTTTCTGTCAGATATTTAATTCCTAACAGATGATTTACACTTAACTGACTCATATTATTGTATATACTTTTTTAAAAGAAAATAAAACCTTCTTAATCCTTATCCTTTATTCATAATATAAATGGCGTCTTCACCATCGTTTTCTTTCCATTTTACCACGACGCGTTCTTCATTAATCGCATCTACTTGCCTTCCTTTGTAATCGGGCTGAATAGGCAAATGCCGACTGAAACGTCTGTCGATAAGTACCAAAAGTTCTATTTCCGACGGACGCCCAAATGACTGAATCGCTGTCAGTGCCGCACGAATGCTTCTTCCTGTATGAAGCACATCGTCGATAAAAACCACTCGTTTATTTTCAACTATGAAATCAATTTTGGTGGAATTGGCTTCCAAAGGTTTGGTTCCTCTGCGGAAATCATCACGGAAAAAGGTAATGTCCAGCAAACCCAAGGAAATATTTTTGATTTTGTATTTCTCCTCAAGTAATGCAACCAAACGTTTCGCTAAAAAAGCTCCTCTTGGCTGTATTCCAACAAAAGCTGTATTTGAAAAATCTCCGTGATTTTCAATTAGTTCACACGCCAAACGATGTAAAATTACATTCATTTCAGTATCTGAAAGTAATTGCTTTTTGTATTTATTCTCTGTACTCATCATTCATTTTTTATTGAAACAACAAATTTGTTATTTCTTCCATTCTTTATTTTTCCTAACTGTTAAAAAGTCAAATTTTGTAAGTTCTTTTGTGCATCTGCATTGCCTTCATTTGCAGCCTTTTGGAAAAACTCCTTTGCTTTCGCTTTATTTCCCAACATATAATAGCAAGATGCTCGGAAGTTATTTATCAAAGCATTCACCGGCGTTCCTAATTCTTCCATTCGGGCAAAATCCTTGATGGCATTTTCGTACTGTTGAGTGTAATAATAACTAATTCCTCTTAGCCTAAGTGCCTCAATATGTGCGGGAACCTTCTCCAAAAAGTTTGTAAATTCAGTAATTGCTCCTGTATAATTTTTCTGTTGGTATAACTGAGCAGCGTTATTAAAAAGTGGTGCAAATTCCTGAATATGAATCCTTGAGGTAATCTTACTACGATTATCTGCAATTGTTTTATCGTTAGGCAAATATACGAAAGCTGTATCTAATGTTGCCTTTGCATCTTCTATTAAATTATTTTTTTCCTGCAAATACGCCAACGCATTCCAAGCCTGAGCTTCCAAACGTTTGGCTTTTTCTCCGTCTCTGTCAACATCAACGTGCAACTTTTCTTTTAATATTTGCTTCCATTTGGGTTGTTCTTCAGAAGATTTTTTCAGATTTAGAAACTCCTTCCATAGTTCAATGGATTCCTTTTCTCTTCCCATATTGTTCAAAGCATAAGTCTCTAAATTTGTGTTTCCGAAGAAGTTAGGTTTTATCATTCTCGCCTGGTGTGCATATTTATAGATACTGTCAATTTTTTTGTTTTCCTCCATAAAATATGACACTGCAATAAAATACTCCCGACGCCCGTCCCAAGGATGATAATCTATAGAAGAAAGAACCTCGCGTGCCTGTTCAAATTTTTTTTCATCAATCAAATAACGAGCTTTTTCAACATCCACTGGTTCGGCAACAGCTGTCAAATTTGGTATTTTAGGATAATTCTGAACCAAATATGTTGATGGCGATTTTACTTTCCTGATTCCTTGTTGCTCTTCCTTTACCATTCGTTGGATTTTTGAAGAATCAAAGTACATTTTTTCAACCAAAACATTTGCCAGATTCGCCCCAACTGCCACGACAGCCACGAATCCAACAACTGGCAAACTAACTTTTCTGAATTCCCTAACCTCACTTTTTCTGAAATAAATAACAGCGAAAGCAACTCCCAAACCTACATATATCGCAAAAAGTGACTGTATTTCGGGTCGGTCTTGCGGGAAATTGAAAAAGGCATCAAACGAATATGAAAATAGTCCAAGAAGTGGCAAAAATAGCCATTTTTCTTGTCCTTCGTCTTTATTTTTGTAAGTCGCCCGAAGAAAGTAGTATGCCATCAACAAAAATATGCTCAAAAAGGCTAACCCTGAAATAATTCCAGTTTCAGACGTAAGTTCAAGAAAGTCATTATGAACCTTATACATATAAATATAATGTGGGCTATGTGAATTTTCATATTCCAGATATCTCACCTTCCAATTCCCGATTCCAACGCCCAAAAGCGGGTCATTAGGAATCATCTCGGTAATTGTTGTTGTCCAAGCTGTTTTCCTGAGATTGTTACTTATGTTTCCTTCATCTCCGATTGTTGCCAAACGAGCCGTAAAACTTGTATTTTCCCGAACTGCCTTCGGATACATCACTCCCTGAACAAACGAAAACACTCCAAAAGCAATAGCTACAAAAAGAGCGTGCATCCCAACATTAATTGCCGTTTGTTTTTTCTTCAATAAAAAATAATTTATTAAGGCGTAAATTACTAAAACAAAAAGAATTACAAACGTAGCTATGTAAAAAGCACGTGTACTCATAAAAAATATTGAAAGCGTGCCAATTACAACTCCAACTCCTCCGAAAATTCGCAAAGCATTCTTCTTGAAATAAAATAGCCAAACAGCAAACGGAATTTTGATAAACATAGCCGAAGCAAGTATGTTTTTATTTGAATATGAGGATTTTATATCACCATCAGTTCCCGTTCCTTTGATTATTTTTGATACACCTTCAAAAGTTTTTAATGAATCGTAGAAAAGCAAAATTGTCATTGCAATCGCCAATGAAGTAACCGCTTTAGGATTGTAAATCACTAATGCAGAAACCATCCACGCAGCCGAAAAAGCCGTAAAAACTTTGAAAAAATGCAAAATTGCTTCTTCTACATTAATTACTTTAGTAAAAGATAGTATTGAAAATAAAATAATTACACCATACGCAATTCCTATTTTATTGGTAAAAAATCCGAAAAGCATTTGAGATTTTTCTCTAAAATCTTTAATAGAAGACACCAACGCTACTACAATCAAATTCAGAATAGCAAATGTATAGAATTTAGGAGCATTGGAATCAAATGCTAACCAATTGGGAGTAAGCACTGTAACATATCCGTAAGCTATTAACAGAATACTTACCAACAAATTCATAGAGGCATTCTCTTTTGGAGATTGAACACTTGAAACGGTTGCTTTACTCTCCTTTTCAGCGTTGTTTTTTCTATTTTTTGATTTCATACTTCTCTATTAAAAGTTCGTAATTCCAACAAAATTATGCATTTTTTTGTGTAAGATTAAAACCCTACAAAATTAATATTTTTTTGTTCAGTTTTCTTTCGGTAAGAAAATTTCTGCCATCATACAGCGTGCACTTCCGCCACCGCAAGTCTCAATAGTTTCTAAATCAGAATGTAATATTTTGCAATGCTTCTCTATTTTTTTTATCTGCTCCGGATTTAAACTTCGATACGCCGCACCACTCATCACGAGGTACGCACCATCTTTTCCTTGAACCTGTAACATATTGCCCGCAAATTGTTGCATTTGAGCTTCGGTAATGGTAATAATTTCCTTACCATCTTCTTTTAAATGCGTGGTTACGCTTTTTTGTTCCTTTTTATCTTCAATAGTATCCAAACAAATGATAGCAAATGTTTCGGCAACGGACATCATCACGTTGGTATGATAAATAAGTTTCGAAGTTCCGTCCACTTTTTGATATGCCTTGAAAATTACAGGCGTGTACTCAAAATCTTCGCAGAACTCAATAAACAATTCTTCATCAGCACGAGGCGATAAAGCACAGTACGCTTTTCGGTTTACACGGTCTAATATCATTGAGCCCGTTCCCTCTAAGAAAACATCGTCGTTCTCGGCTTCGGTGTAATCGTATACATTTTCAATGACGTACCCCTTCTCTTCGAGTAAATCCAACACGTCTTCTCTGCGTTCCCTTCTACGATTTTCGGCAAACATCGGGTATAATGCCAAGTTCCCTGTTTGATGAAAACTAATCCAGTTATTCGGAAATATCGAGTCCGGCGTATCTTGTTCCTTGATATCATCAATTACGATGACATTCACACCAATATTTCGCAACTTCTGAGCAAAATCATCGAACTCCTGTTGTGCTTTTTTATTGATTTCTTCATTTTTCAAGTCAATCTGTTCTTGAAAATAGTTGTTCACTGCTGTTTCTTCGTTCATCCGAAACGCAACAGGACGAACCATTAATATAGAATCAGTTATTTGTTTATTCATTTGATATTTCTTTTATTTTTTTATGATAGATTTTTATTTTTTCTTATGATGACTTCTTTATTTTATAAAAAATAATACTTTTTTTTGGGACATCCCCCCTACCCCCCTTAAAAGGGGGAATTTAAGGCTTTGACTTCGCTCAGCCTGACAAGTAGTTCGCTTATTTTGACAAGAGGTTCGTTCTCGTTGAAAAACACATCGCTTATTCTAACAGAAAAATTTTATTCTTCTTTCTCTACTACTCTCCTTATTTTATGAACTTCCTACTCTCTGATGAGCGGTAAGGTAGAGCATCGGAGCAATCCCTCTTGTTTTGAGATTTCATAGTATGGAATTTCCTCCACTACGAAGCCATTATCTCGCAACCAGTTATTCAGACGCGTGAATTTCTGCTCGGAAACCACTACATCGGGAGCAATCGAGAAAATATTGCTATACATATGATACATTTCGTCTCTTGTAATGTGAAATAAGTTCTCTTTTCCGAAAAGTTCCAGCAAATATACATAATCTGCCTCTTCACGGAAACCACTTTTGTAGATAATTCCTTTATTTCTGCCCACAGGTTGGAAACAACAGTCCAAATGTAACGCATTATCCCTCGCTTCCAAGTTAGATTTCACCAAATCAAACTCTTTTACGATTTTATTCGGAAATAAATCCTTGATAAATTGCACGCCTTGCATATTAGTTCGGGCAGTGATGTAATTTTTGTAGTCGCTTCCTTTGTAAGTTCCGATGAAAATGTGGTCATTCCAAGGCATTACGTCCCCACCTTCGATGTGTACTTCATCAGGAGGAATAACTACTTTCGATTTTTCGATTTGGTTTACAATGTATTCAATAGCTTGATATTCATTTTCTCTATCAGGCAATATATTTGCTTTGATGAAGATGTCATCTATCACAAAACCGATATCGCGCGTAAAGATTTGGTTGCAATTTTCGATGATTTCCGGTCGATATACCGTAACTCCGTACTTTTCCAGCACAGTTTTGAAGGCTTCCATTTCAGCGACCATATCTTTTTCGATAGGATACGTCCCAGCCTTGATATGCTCTAACGATTTTGGGTCATACGCCTCTTCGGCTGTCGGAGTTGCTCCATTACTTTGAGCAGTACCGAGGATAACCGCCTTTAATCGGTTCGTTTCGTTTTTAACATTGACTTTTAACATAATAGATATGATTTTTCTTTGTTATATACCAACTTTATATTGTAATATTCTTAATTTATTTATGATAATTAGGTATGTTAAGGACAGTCTGCTACACATTCATTTCGCATATTAATCTCAAATCGCTTTCCATCGCGTTCTACAGTTAATGTTCCTTTTTTATCATTAAAAAAATCATTTACCCAATCGTATTGTATGGGGATAATTTCTTCTCCTTTTGTATTTATATAGCCTTGTTTGCCATTTATACCTACCTTTGCTATACCTCCAAGAAAGTTTCCCGATATATTATCATACACTAACGGAATGGCTTCTTTCCCTTTCTTATTTATAAATCCTTTTTTACCATTTTGAACAACTGCTATCAATCCATCAGATGTTAGATTTTTTATATCATCATATTTATAAGGAACTATCATTCTTTTTCGCTTAAAAATTCCCCACTTTCCATCTTTTTTTACCGCTGTAAGTCTCTTATTTAGCTTTTTTGTATTTTCTTCTTTGATAATACTTAATTCTTTTCCTGTACTATCAATCAGATATGTTATGCCTCCTTTCGTAACTTTTGCAGTTCCATCACTAAAAGGATAAGCTCCATCATAAATCATCGGGATTACTAACTTGCCTTGCTTATTTACATATCCGTATTTATTATTTATTTTAACGTATGCTAAATCTTCACTAAAAGTATCTACATATTCATAAATTGTTGGTACAACCACCTTTCCGGAAATGTCAATTGCTCCCTCTTCATCTCCATTTCTTATCACAGCCATTCCATTATTAAACGAATATGCAAAATTGAATTTCAAAGGAATAACTTCACGTCCCTTTTTATCAATAAAACCTGTTTTACCTTTTGAAGTTACCCGTGCAAATCCTTCAGAAAAGTTACTAATTACATTATATTTTAAAGGAACTATCATATTCCCTAAATTATCCATAACACCTACCTTCTGATTTCCGACCCAAACCATATCTTCAGAAAAATCACCCACCCTATTATAAATAATCGGTATAATTTCTTTTCCTGTTTTGTCGATAAATCCCATATTACTCCCTATAGATACTTTAGCTCTCCCATTTTCAAAGGGTTTTGCCGAAGTATATTGAGGTGCAATCACCTCTTTTCCTTTTCTATTGATATAACCATACTTATTATCACGCTTAACCAAAGCTAATCCTTCGGTAAAATCTTCAACACTGTCATAAATAAGAGCAGTTTTCATTTTTCCTCTTCTGGTTACCAATCCCCATTTATCATTCTTTCGCACCCAAGCCAATCTTCTTTTAAAAGTTTTCACTTCATCAAACTCAAACGGAATAACTACTTTCATTCTTTTGTTAATGTATCCCCATTTTCCGTTAAGTTTGGCAGCTTTTCTTTTATTTACCGACTGATACGACACATAATCATATTTATAAATCTGACTATACACCACAAAAGGAGTAAAACATATTAAAAATACTATAATTCTGATATATTTTTGAGCTATCCCTACCATAGAAAAACACTTCATACCCCTATTTTCTTTATTACCGTACTTATTTTACGTTTTCGTATATTATTTTTTAATTTCCGTTATTTATTTTCTTTGGAACTATATTATTTTATCGTTTTACTTACTTATTTTATTTAGTTCCTATATTATTTTGTTTAGCTCTTTACTTATTTTTTGTTTTACTATATTTTTTTACTGATTTGCTTTATTTATTTTGCGAGATAGGAATTTATTTTTAGCTTATTGATTATATTTTTATTCTGATAGATTTATTTTTTGCCGTAAAAACAAAAAAGCCCCGAACGAAACGAGGCTTTTTAATAAGAAATTGTTATTATCTTTTATTGATATCGACAAATTTTCGTTCAGTTTGCCCAACATAAATCTGTCTTGGTCTTCCGATTGGTTCGTTTCCTTGGCGCATTTCTTTCCATTGTGCAATCCAACCCGGTAAACGCCCGATAGCAAACAAAACGGTGAACATTTCTACGTGCATTCCCAACGCACGATAAATAATTCCTGAGTAAAAATCGACATTCGGGTATAAATTTCTTGATTTGAAGTAGTCATCTTCCAAAGCTACCTTCTCTAAATGCTTAGCGATGTCAAATATTGGGTCATCAATGCCTAATGAATGTAAGACTTCGTCGGCAGCTTGCTTGATGATTTTAGCACGCGGGTCGAAATTCTTGTACACACGATGCCCGAAGCCCATAAGTCGGAACGGGTCATCTTTATCTTTCGCTTTTTTGATGTATTTTTCAACATCACCTCCATCGGCTTTGATGTCCTCTAACATTTCCACAACTGCTTGATTTGCACCTCCGTGAAGCGGCCCCCAAAGTGCCGAAACCCCCGATGCAATGGTTGCAAAAAGTCCCGCGTGCGACGAACCCACCAAACGAACCGTTGATGTAGAACAGTTTTGCTCGTGGTCGCCGTGCAAAATAAGTAGTTTGTTGAGTGCACTCACCACTTTCGGGTTCATTACGTATTTCTCAGTAGGAATTGAGAAAGTCATTTGCAAAATGTTCTCAATGTAACCTAATTCGTTGTTATAATAGTTTAGCGGAAGTCCTTCACGCTTACGATACACCCAAGAAGACAGCACCGGAATTTTTGCAATCACCTTACACACAGCCTCGTACACGTCTTTTTCGCAAGAAACATCCACCGATTTGGGGTTGAATGCCGTCAAAGCACTGGTAAGCGAAGATAAAATCCCCATTGGGTGAGCCGTTTTCGGGAATCCGTCCAAAATACCTTTCATCTCTTCGTGAACCAAAGTGTATTTATGAATGGTTTTGATGAATTTATCATATTCCGATTTAGTAGGTAACTCACCGAAAACCAATAAGTAAGCTACTTCCAGGAAATCCGCTTTTTCAGCTAACTCCTCAATATTATAACCTCTGTATCTTAAAATTCCTTTTTCTCCGTCCAAGTAAGTAATGGCACTTTTGCAAGACCCCGTATTCTTATAACCTGAATCCAAAGTGATTAACCCCGTCAAAGCACGGAGTTTATCAATATCTATTCCTCTCTCATTTTCAGTCCCCACAACGATAGGGAACTCGTATTCTTTTCCTTCAAATGTTAGTTTTACTGTTTCCGACATAGTGTTATAGTTTATTAGAAATGTTTTAAACGTCGCTAATATATAGGTTTTTTTTCAAAATTCAATTATTTTTATGAAGTTTTTTCAGAATAGAAAAATTCAATTATTTTAATTCACTGAAAATCAGAAATAAACTTTACTTCCAATTTTAAAACTCTCCAAAGATTTATCAATAATTCTCATCACATCTATCACTTGTTCAACTGGCACAGGATTTGGTTTTCCGCAGATAATTGATTCGTACAAATCGTTGTAAAAATTCATATAATTTCCATTTTGAGCCGTTGTTTCTTCTCGAAATTCAGCTGTATGCAAAATTCCGTTAGGATTAACTATTTTAGGAAGCCATTTTTCTTGTGTCGGTTCAACTCCTTCGGCAAGTTCATTTTCCTGAGCATCAAATCTTTGCTGTAAAAAACTTCCTTTATCTCCGTGCAGAATATACTCCCATTGTTTTTCCTTTGCCATCGTTGAAGACTTCAATCGCACACGAAGTTCATTTTCATAGAACAAAATCAGCTCAAAATAATCGTTAGTTTGCGTTTTCTCCCGAAAGAAGCCCAAATCAGCGAAAATCATCTTTGGCAACCCAAACAACTGTAAGGCTTGGTCGATTAAGTGAGCTCCTAAATCGTGCAAAGTTCCTGATCCTTCCGATGTTTCTTTATGCATTTTTCCGCTAATTTCCGTGCGAAAACGGTCAAAACGTATCTCAACTTCTTTCAAATCTCCCAGCACTCCGCTCGCCACAATTTCTTTGACTTTCAGAAAATCTCCATCACATCTTCTATTCTGATAAACACTTAAAAAACAATTATTTATCTTCGACAATTGATAAAGTTCTTCCGCTTGCGAAGCGTTCACTGTGAATGGCTTTTCTACCAAAACATTTTTACCGAGGCTTAACGCTTTTTTTGCATAATCAAAATGTGTTTGTACAGGCGTATTAACTACAATCAAATCAACTTCATAATCATTAAGTAACTCATCATAAGAACGATACAACTTAGATTCAGAATATTTTTCCCTTGAGTCACTCTTATGTCGCTCTACGATAGCAGTTAATTTAAAATGTTGATTATTAAATATGAAAGGAGCGTGAAATAATTTTCCGCTCATTCCAAAAGAAGCCAGCCCTACATTAATTACTTTTTTCATTTTTTA
Proteins encoded in this region:
- a CDS encoding O-antigen ligase family protein; translated protein: MKSKNRKNNAEKESKATVSSVQSPKENASMNLLVSILLIAYGYVTVLTPNWLAFDSNAPKFYTFAILNLIVVALVSSIKDFREKSQMLFGFFTNKIGIAYGVIILFSILSFTKVINVEEAILHFFKVFTAFSAAWMVSALVIYNPKAVTSLAIAMTILLFYDSLKTFEGVSKIIKGTGTDGDIKSSYSNKNILASAMFIKIPFAVWLFYFKKNALRIFGGVGVVIGTLSIFFMSTRAFYIATFVILFVLVIYALINYFLLKKKQTAINVGMHALFVAIAFGVFSFVQGVMYPKAVRENTSFTARLATIGDEGNISNNLRKTAWTTTITEMIPNDPLLGVGIGNWKVRYLEYENSHSPHYIYMYKVHNDFLELTSETGIISGLAFLSIFLLMAYYFLRATYKNKDEGQEKWLFLPLLGLFSYSFDAFFNFPQDRPEIQSLFAIYVGLGVAFAVIYFRKSEVREFRKVSLPVVGFVAVVAVGANLANVLVEKMYFDSSKIQRMVKEEQQGIRKVKSPSTYLVQNYPKIPNLTAVAEPVDVEKARYLIDEKKFEQAREVLSSIDYHPWDGRREYFIAVSYFMEENKKIDSIYKYAHQARMIKPNFFGNTNLETYALNNMGREKESIELWKEFLNLKKSSEEQPKWKQILKEKLHVDVDRDGEKAKRLEAQAWNALAYLQEKNNLIEDAKATLDTAFVYLPNDKTIADNRSKITSRIHIQEFAPLFNNAAQLYQQKNYTGAITEFTNFLEKVPAHIEALRLRGISYYYTQQYENAIKDFARMEELGTPVNALINNFRASCYYMLGNKAKAKEFFQKAANEGNADAQKNLQNLTF
- a CDS encoding Gfo/Idh/MocA family protein, producing the protein MKKVINVGLASFGMSGKLFHAPFIFNNQHFKLTAIVERHKSDSREKYSESKLYRSYDELLNDYEVDLIVVNTPVQTHFDYAKKALSLGKNVLVEKPFTVNASQAEELYQLSKINNCFLSVYQNRRCDGDFLKVKEIVASGVLGDLKEVEIRFDRFRTEISGKMHKETSEGSGTLHDLGAHLIDQALQLFGLPKMIFADLGFFREKTQTNDYFELILFYENELRVRLKSSTMAKEKQWEYILHGDKGSFLQQRFDAQENELAEGVEPTQEKWLPKIVNPNGILHTAEFREETTAQNGNYMNFYNDLYESIICGKPNPVPVEQVIDVMRIIDKSLESFKIGSKVYF
- the pyrR gene encoding bifunctional pyr operon transcriptional regulator/uracil phosphoribosyltransferase PyrR — encoded protein: MSTENKYKKQLLSDTEMNVILHRLACELIENHGDFSNTAFVGIQPRGAFLAKRLVALLEEKYKIKNISLGLLDITFFRDDFRRGTKPLEANSTKIDFIVENKRVVFIDDVLHTGRSIRAALTAIQSFGRPSEIELLVLIDRRFSRHLPIQPDYKGRQVDAINEERVVVKWKENDGEDAIYIMNKG
- a CDS encoding citrate synthase, whose translation is MSETVKLTFEGKEYEFPIVVGTENERGIDIDKLRALTGLITLDSGYKNTGSCKSAITYLDGEKGILRYRGYNIEELAEKADFLEVAYLLVFGELPTKSEYDKFIKTIHKYTLVHEEMKGILDGFPKTAHPMGILSSLTSALTAFNPKSVDVSCEKDVYEAVCKVIAKIPVLSSWVYRKREGLPLNYYNNELGYIENILQMTFSIPTEKYVMNPKVVSALNKLLILHGDHEQNCSTSTVRLVGSSHAGLFATIASGVSALWGPLHGGANQAVVEMLEDIKADGGDVEKYIKKAKDKDDPFRLMGFGHRVYKNFDPRAKIIKQAADEVLHSLGIDDPIFDIAKHLEKVALEDDYFKSRNLYPNVDFYSGIIYRALGMHVEMFTVLFAIGRLPGWIAQWKEMRQGNEPIGRPRQIYVGQTERKFVDINKR
- a CDS encoding dimethylarginine dimethylaminohydrolase family protein; protein product: MLKVNVKNETNRLKAVILGTAQSNGATPTAEEAYDPKSLEHIKAGTYPIEKDMVAEMEAFKTVLEKYGVTVYRPEIIENCNQIFTRDIGFVIDDIFIKANILPDRENEYQAIEYIVNQIEKSKVVIPPDEVHIEGGDVMPWNDHIFIGTYKGSDYKNYITARTNMQGVQFIKDLFPNKIVKEFDLVKSNLEARDNALHLDCCFQPVGRNKGIIYKSGFREEADYVYLLELFGKENLFHITRDEMYHMYSNIFSIAPDVVVSEQKFTRLNNWLRDNGFVVEEIPYYEISKQEGLLRCSTLPLIRE
- the ctlX gene encoding citrulline utilization hydrolase CtlX, whose product is MNKQITDSILMVRPVAFRMNEETAVNNYFQEQIDLKNEEINKKAQQEFDDFAQKLRNIGVNVIVIDDIKEQDTPDSIFPNNWISFHQTGNLALYPMFAENRRRERREDVLDLLEEKGYVIENVYDYTEAENDDVFLEGTGSMILDRVNRKAYCALSPRADEELFIEFCEDFEYTPVIFKAYQKVDGTSKLIYHTNVMMSVAETFAIICLDTIEDKKEQKSVTTHLKEDGKEIITITEAQMQQFAGNMLQVQGKDGAYLVMSGAAYRSLNPEQIKKIEKHCKILHSDLETIETCGGGSARCMMAEIFLPKEN
- a CDS encoding WG repeat-containing protein: MKCFSMVGIAQKYIRIIVFLICFTPFVVYSQIYKYDYVSYQSVNKRKAAKLNGKWGYINKRMKVVIPFEFDEVKTFKRRLAWVRKNDKWGLVTRRGKMKTALIYDSVEDFTEGLALVKRDNKYGYINRKGKEVIAPQYTSAKPFENGRAKVSIGSNMGFIDKTGKEIIPIIYNRVGDFSEDMVWVGNQKVGVMDNLGNMIVPLKYNVISNFSEGFARVTSKGKTGFIDKKGREVIPLKFNFAYSFNNGMAVIRNGDEEGAIDISGKVVVPTIYEYVDTFSEDLAYVKINNKYGYVNKQGKLVIPMIYDGAYPFSDGTAKVTKGGITYLIDSTGKELSIIKEENTKKLNKRLTAVKKDGKWGIFKRKRMIVPYKYDDIKNLTSDGLIAVVQNGKKGFINKKGKEAIPLVYDNISGNFLGGIAKVGINGKQGYINTKGEEIIPIQYDWVNDFFNDKKGTLTVERDGKRFEINMRNECVADCP